The Dasypus novemcinctus isolate mDasNov1 chromosome 13, mDasNov1.1.hap2, whole genome shotgun sequence genome segment GGCCCATCTTCCAATCCACCTGTGACAGTCTGAATTGGGACaatcccaaaaaggaaaagattacgTTTGAACCCGTCCATTCCGGTGGGTGTGAGACCCATTGGACTGGATCACGTCGGTGGGCTTTGATTCCTTTTGAGTCTCTGGCCTCTTGCTGGcctgatataaagggagacacagagagatggacagacacaggaaaaggaagccaccatgcttgatcctgccatgtaagagagggGACTAAAGGATCACTTAAGTACGAAGCCCCAGGAGGTCGGGTCCATGAAAAGCTCAAGAAGAGATggtgaggaagcagacttggcccagtggatagggcgtccatctatcacacgggaggtccccaggcctccttgacctgtgtggagctggcccatgctcaggcTTATGCACGCAAGTGGTGCCCTGCCAATCAGGGGCGTCCCCtcgtgaaggggagccccacgagcaaggagtgcatcccataaggagagctgcccagggcgaaagaaagtgcagcctgcccaggaatggcgccgcacacacgaagagctgacacacaagatgacgcaacaaaaagaaaaacacattcccatgccgctaacaacagcagaagcagacaaagaggaacacgcagcaaatggacacagagaagagacaactgggaggagggggggaagggagagacatatatacatacatacatacatacatacatacataaatcttttttaaaaattaaaaaaaaagaggagatgaTGAGCtgaaaccttggcagagatcagcagcccaTCTTGCTTCACCCTGGGGCTACGTTGCAGGAACAAGAGCAGCgactctggtgagaaatcacctcttatggtgccttgagttggacttttcatggccttggaacttgCCTGAGCTTTTAACAggcaaataaattctctttataaaagtcaacacatttctgatgctttgcatcagcagccctgtggcaagaTAAAACACCTCCCTTCTGCAGGCTGTGATCCAGTCGCATGCAAATCCTGAATATTTCCCAAGTGGAAGGTAAGTGGCACCAACCTTGTAGTCATCGCTTGTGGCCCCCTCTGCAGCCCCGAAGGTATTGTAATTGGCCCAGTTGCCATCCCCCTCTGGGTAGTCTTCTCTGTTGCCCTGCTGACTGGACCAGCGATCACCCACCGTGCACTTCCCATACATGTTGTTCTCGTGCACACTGGCCACCAGGGTCCAGCCGCCACCATCAGTGGTCATGTCACAGAAGGTCTGGTACGTGACGCCATTCTCGTTGTGGAGGAGATACAGGCCATCTGCAGGGGAACCCAGCCCAGACTCCCCTGTCTGAGGGCACTTGGCCCATCTCAGGCCCCAGGGTCAGAGAAAAGGGTCTGGGAAGCCGAGAGGATGTCCTGAAGACCCCTACATACTCCCACCTGGTGGGAAGCAATTCTCCATGGATCTCACATGTCTGCTCACCTCATGCCTTTTGTTCCACATTATCCTTTCAAAAATGTTTGTATAGTGAAGAGCCTTGAAAAAGAGAGACTGGGTTTCCCTCTGGATagggacccccccacccccggccagaAGAGACCAGAAATCACCACCCAGCCACATCTCAAGTCTCCAGCATGGGGCAGCCTCTGCGCACCTCGGAGGAAAGGGCAGGCATGCTTACCGCCCGTTAGAAAAGCTTCCGTTTACACCAGCCTTTGCTATACACAACCCTGTGGAGAATGGCTCCACCACGGCACCATGTGCCAACTGCTTGGGACACATGGGCAAGACTTAACCATAGCTGACCTAAGCCTTAAAAGAATGCCCGTGACCCCGAGCTGCTACAAGATCACATCTCACACACCTTCCTATCTTCCAGGGAGGTTGTCATGAGCGTTCTCATTGCCTCCAAGGATCCGAAGAGTTATGAGACTTTGGGCCTTGCCCCAGCCCTGGAGTCCACCTGCAGGTTATAAAACTGCTTACCTGCAGAATGGACCGGCTCCTCAGCAACAAAGCACCCCACTACCTGGATTCCCTTGTCATCTGGCCCCTTTTGTTCTGTGTCATCCTCTCGGACATGGgacgtgggaagctggcactaaGCTCATCTTGATTTAGCTGTCTATGTAATCAGTAATAAACTCTCTGAATCTAAAAAAGACTTGATGTCTCCTTACCAGTTGGATTTGGTAGCCTGCCTGACAAATCCACTAACATGCAGATGTCACCTGGCCCCCTTCACATCACCTTGTAGGAACTGGGACTCTGGGAGCTGGCACTCTGGCTACTGCTATTGCTGTGAGCAATAAAGTTCTTCGTCTCCGACCGAGGAGTCTCACGTCTTCTGCCAGCATCCAGGAACCGGTGGCAGGCTAACTCATTAGCTTCTAAGGAGGGTAGAATCTCAGACCCTTCACAGTTCTTGACTCCACCCTAACCATCACCAGAAACACTGCATTTTCCCTGTGTTCAGAAAATCATGTCTGCTGCGACTAGAGTGGGACACAAAATCCTCACAAATCCCAGGGAAACCTCCTTGAGTGGGAGCTCGGGGAGGGGGGGCAGAGCAGACACAACCATGGGTCCATGTCTCCTGGTTTCCATAACTAGGGTCAGCTGAGCTAAAAAGCAGCTTCAAGAAAGACACGCCAGGTTGATTCATCACTTACCATCTGCATTGGGGGAACTCTCCTTGATTTCTTTGCAGCTTCTGGGCATGAGTGGAACAGAAGAAGCACAGTCGTTGTGCTCCTGGAGTATCTCCAGAGAACGGACTGCGGCTGGGAGACACGAGAATATGTCTCATGAAGAGTGTGCAGCTGCTGAGACCATCGTTCCTGGCCCCCGCATCAGTTCATCACTGTTACGCTGTGAGGTCCCAAGACGCAGGGATTCTCTCTCTGAGACATGTGACCCCATCTCTAACCCAGGCTTAACACCTGAGTGCTTCCGCTCAACTACCTGGAATCAAATCCCTACCAGTGAACTCCTCGAGCCCAGGCGTTCAAGGGAGTTTGACATATTCCTTCAAGAGGACTCAAGGGGACATCCCAGGCCACCCTTGAGGGCTGAGCTTCCTTGGGCAGGCACATAACGTCTCGGATCCTCCCTTTCTCCATCTTTACAACGTCACTGGTAAATTGTTCGTGCCCGTAGAGAGCCAATGAGATGATATACGTGGAGGTGCTTTTTCATCCAGTAATTAAATAACGCTGAAAAGCAGCATGATTACGCGAAGCATAGGAATGGAGTTAGGAGGACGGGGACTAGAGGAGGATGTTCCCTCGACGCGGCACTGACCACGCAGCGCCCAGCAGACCCCGAGGCCAAGGTcgcaggggcaggagtggctgGGAGGAGACGCAGACCCCACCATCCACCCCCGAGCCCCGTCGCAACCACACAGAGCCACAGAGCAGCGCCGGGGCTTGCCTCCGCCACCTCCCGCACTGCTTCAGCCCAGACCCAGGAGAGGCCGGACACCGCAGCACGCAGTCCGCATCTCAAGTCTGCAGCAAAGCGCGGTCTCTGTTCATCTCAGCGACTCCCCCTCTGGCCCAGGAGCTCGGACCAACCCAGCCCAGCTCTATTCCTTCCACTCCAAGAACAGCAGGTGACAGGAGGGGATGCCTGTGAGTGACTTACCTGCACTCCGCCCTCTGGTGGCCACAGAGAGGAACAGCAGGAACCAGACTATGGCCATTGTCCCCTAAGGAGAAACAAGAGACGCAAGGTCACTGGCTGAACTGTATCTCACTTCCTACACTTTCCGAGTCAGGAAACCCCAAATGGAAAGCCATGGGATTGTGCAAGTTCTGGAATCTTCCAGCATAGCCCTGAGCCCTGTCTGGCCCTATAACACCCAAGGGGCCAAGGACTCCTTTCCCTGAAATTCTCAACCCCGTGACCAGCCCTGAGCTGACATCAGGGTCCCAAACACAAGGACCCTATCTCAGACTCAGAAACACCTTCGTCACCTGCACACAGAGCGCCCTCGTCTCCTCACAGATCCACGGGCGGAGGGATTCCTGAGGGCTGGGACTCAGCGCTCCCTCTGCAGAGCTCCTGGTGTGGGGTAGAGGCTGAGCCCTCCCTGGGAAAGCCAAGCCCAGCAAGCCCCGCCCCGCAGAGCCCCGCCCGCCCCAGGCTGGGGTGCAGTGAGCAGGGGCCGTGAGTGGCCCCAGGAG includes the following:
- the LOC101428943 gene encoding intelectin-2 isoform X1 gives rise to the protein MAIVWFLLFLSVATRGRSAAAVRSLEILQEHNDCASSVPLMPRSCKEIKESSPNADDGLYLLHNENGVTYQTFCDMTTDGGGWTLVASVHENNMYGKCTVGDRWSSQQGNREDYPEGDGNWANYNTFGAAEGATSDDYKNPGYYDIQALDLGIWHVPNKSPLQLWRNSSLLRYHTNTGFFQNQGHNLFGLYQKYPVKYGLGSCSTDNGPAVPVVYDFGDAQKAASYYSPSGRNGSSLLPSLQIGVQTPPDQEKSRNSRSQRVSDASQPIPPRS